Proteins encoded together in one Streptomyces umbrinus window:
- a CDS encoding sensor histidine kinase, producing MADPGMAHQRIVALAARHPRVVDMIIGVLLALVYLLSVWDGKAESRHPGRDLQVWDGVAAVAMVGLIAVRRRRPRVVLALTVVAAAVTIVVGEARAAQTVAAAIAGYTVATAYPRRTAWLFGGSAAVLLYGASLLWPGREWPGAAWWERGDVGLLAGVGMAVAVGDAIRTRRAYMVAVEERARRAEESREEEAHRRVMEERLRIARELHDVVAHNLALISVQAGVAKHLMQSKPEQAAAALGHVRDAAGTAVEELGTVLSVLRQKSDPDESTGPAPGLSHVPVLLESMASAGLRVRTRQEGQARLLPAAADLAAYRIIQESLTNAHKHAKGAAVELHLAYTGDGLTIEVANPRTAQGGGLRRGTGHGLIGMHERAASLGGTLHAGPTVGDTFTVHAFLPAADQSGAAQ from the coding sequence ATGGCGGATCCGGGTATGGCTCACCAGCGCATCGTGGCTCTGGCCGCGCGGCATCCGCGGGTCGTGGACATGATCATCGGTGTGCTTCTCGCGCTGGTCTATCTGCTCTCCGTCTGGGACGGCAAGGCCGAGAGTCGGCACCCGGGTCGCGATCTGCAGGTGTGGGACGGTGTGGCGGCGGTCGCCATGGTCGGGCTCATCGCGGTGCGGCGGCGCCGGCCGCGCGTGGTGCTGGCCCTCACAGTGGTGGCTGCGGCCGTCACCATCGTGGTGGGCGAGGCGCGGGCGGCGCAGACAGTGGCCGCGGCGATCGCCGGCTACACCGTGGCGACCGCGTATCCGCGCCGGACGGCATGGCTGTTCGGCGGCTCGGCGGCGGTCCTCCTCTACGGCGCCAGTCTGCTGTGGCCGGGCCGGGAGTGGCCGGGCGCCGCATGGTGGGAACGCGGCGATGTCGGCCTCCTCGCCGGTGTCGGAATGGCCGTCGCGGTGGGCGACGCGATCCGGACCCGGCGGGCTTACATGGTGGCCGTGGAGGAACGTGCACGCCGGGCCGAGGAGTCCCGCGAGGAGGAGGCGCACCGACGGGTGATGGAGGAACGGCTGCGCATCGCACGGGAGTTGCACGACGTCGTGGCCCACAATCTCGCCCTGATCAGTGTGCAGGCCGGTGTAGCAAAGCACCTGATGCAGAGCAAACCCGAACAGGCCGCCGCCGCGCTGGGTCACGTTCGGGACGCCGCCGGCACCGCCGTCGAGGAGCTCGGCACGGTCCTCTCCGTACTGCGACAGAAGAGCGATCCCGACGAGTCCACCGGGCCCGCACCCGGCCTGTCCCACGTGCCGGTCCTGCTCGAATCCATGGCCTCGGCAGGGCTACGGGTACGGACCCGCCAGGAGGGACAGGCGCGTCTGCTGCCGGCGGCGGCCGACCTCGCCGCATACCGCATCATCCAGGAGTCCCTGACCAATGCCCACAAGCACGCCAAGGGCGCCGCCGTGGAACTGCACCTCGCGTACACCGGTGACGGCCTGACCATCGAGGTCGCCAACCCCCGCACCGCGCAGGGCGGCGGCCTGCGCCGTGGGACCGGGCACGGACTGATCGGCATGCACGAACGCGCCGCGTCTCTCGGCGGCACCCTGCATGCCGGACCGACCGTCGGCGACACTTTCACCGTGCATGCCTTTCTGCCGGCGGCGGACCAGTCAGGAGCGGCCCAGTGA
- a CDS encoding carbohydrate ABC transporter permease, which translates to MAIAALAVGVPLWLVAVTSAKPQAEAITPNLDLPRHWQPGGNYEEAVSQGEMLRGFLNSLLVVVPSVALVLILGAGAAWVFARRKSKLVSAAYALCISGLLLPPAVITIVMELRQLGLAGTRPGMIAVYTGMYLSTSIFFMTGFIRAIPVELEEAARMDGATPLRIFRQIILPLLRPVIATATIMVMLYAWSDIFYAFFVLGGGEKATLPLNLYKVASAQLYLNNWHLVFAYVVVMSLPMVAIFLVAQRKIVSGITSGAVK; encoded by the coding sequence GTGGCCATCGCTGCCCTCGCCGTCGGCGTACCGCTGTGGCTGGTCGCCGTCACCTCCGCCAAGCCGCAGGCCGAAGCGATCACCCCGAACCTGGACCTGCCGCGGCACTGGCAGCCGGGCGGAAACTACGAAGAGGCCGTCAGCCAGGGCGAGATGCTGCGCGGCTTCCTCAACTCCCTGCTGGTCGTGGTGCCTTCGGTCGCCCTCGTACTGATCCTCGGGGCGGGCGCCGCCTGGGTCTTCGCGCGCCGCAAGTCGAAGCTGGTCTCGGCGGCGTACGCGCTCTGCATCAGCGGGCTGCTGCTGCCGCCCGCCGTCATCACCATCGTCATGGAACTGCGTCAGCTCGGGCTCGCGGGGACCCGCCCCGGGATGATCGCCGTCTACACCGGGATGTACCTCTCCACGTCGATCTTCTTCATGACCGGCTTCATCCGGGCCATCCCCGTGGAGCTGGAGGAGGCCGCACGGATGGACGGCGCGACGCCGCTGAGGATCTTCCGGCAGATCATTCTGCCGCTGCTCAGGCCGGTCATCGCCACCGCGACGATCATGGTGATGCTCTACGCCTGGAGCGACATCTTCTATGCCTTCTTCGTCCTCGGCGGCGGAGAGAAGGCGACCCTGCCGCTCAACCTCTACAAGGTCGCCAGCGCACAGCTCTACCTCAACAACTGGCATCTCGTCTTCGCGTACGTCGTGGTGATGAGCCTGCCCATGGTCGCCATCTTCCTGGTGGCCCAGCGAAAGATCGTGTCCGGAATCACCAGTGGAGCCGTCAAATGA
- a CDS encoding glycoside hydrolase family 36 protein yields the protein MTVTSDAAGTAPNDTHQKVTWGHRALETEFATDADGVLRLVRLARPGDPVSEAGSDAPLHLVELTALGHGSGWSGPRFTGTAFGARLRYRGHATQERDGWTYLTVELHDPGTGLTASVELSSPVGLPVLRSRVRLRNDGEEPLVVQSVSSLLLGALPSPDSLDVHRARNDWLAECRWHTEPLRDTVADIHVDVHQHDSRSALTLAGRGSWPTDGHLPMGALTERGGGRAWLWQIESPAGWRWDLGERDHGTYLALNGPMDAEHQWRVRLAPGSEFTTVPGVLALGSGLDDAFGALTSYRRAVRRPHPDHTTLPVVFNDYMNTLMGDPTTEKLLPLIDAAAEAGSEYFCIDSGWYDDGTEGWWDSVGEWLPSSRRFPGGGIHEVLDRVRERGMVPGLWLEPEVVGVRSPVADSLPPDAFFQRDGLRITEQGRHQLDLRHPAARAHLDRTVDRIVGDWGVGYLKLDYNIVVDPGTCAPGDFAPGAGLLGHAEAYLDWLSEVLDRYPGLVIENCASGGMRMDGATLAVTQLQSTSDQQDPLRFPPIAAAAPTAVPPEQGAVWAYPQPEFDDDLIAFTLGGALLGRIHLSGHLNRMSERQLGLVRDAVAVYKSIRGDLAEAMPFWPFGLPGWTDEWLALGMRVPGDNTSYLSVWRRGGDTELHLPVGDLAGRQVRAEILHPSAPTAGSAVWDGAGLRVSLPRTPAVLLIRLTPGV from the coding sequence TTGACCGTTACGTCGGACGCGGCGGGCACGGCCCCCAACGACACTCACCAGAAGGTCACTTGGGGTCACCGGGCGCTGGAGACGGAGTTCGCAACCGACGCCGACGGAGTCCTCAGGTTGGTCCGCCTGGCCCGCCCCGGCGACCCGGTGTCCGAGGCCGGCTCGGACGCCCCTCTCCACCTGGTGGAGCTCACTGCCCTCGGCCACGGAAGCGGTTGGTCGGGTCCCCGTTTCACCGGCACGGCCTTCGGCGCCCGGCTGCGGTACCGAGGACACGCCACCCAGGAACGCGACGGCTGGACGTACTTGACCGTCGAACTCCACGACCCCGGGACCGGGTTGACCGCGTCCGTCGAGTTGTCCTCGCCCGTCGGACTGCCCGTGCTGCGCTCCCGCGTCCGCCTCCGCAACGACGGGGAAGAACCCCTCGTCGTCCAGTCCGTCAGCAGTCTGCTGCTCGGCGCCCTGCCTTCCCCCGACAGCCTCGACGTGCACCGCGCCCGCAACGACTGGCTGGCGGAGTGCCGTTGGCACACCGAGCCGCTGCGGGACACCGTCGCCGACATCCATGTCGACGTCCATCAGCACGACAGCCGGTCAGCACTGACCCTGGCCGGACGCGGCAGTTGGCCCACCGACGGGCACCTTCCGATGGGCGCTCTCACTGAACGCGGGGGCGGCCGGGCCTGGTTGTGGCAGATCGAATCCCCGGCGGGCTGGCGCTGGGACCTGGGCGAGCGCGACCACGGTACGTATCTGGCGCTGAACGGGCCCATGGACGCGGAGCACCAGTGGCGGGTCCGACTGGCGCCCGGCTCCGAATTCACCACCGTGCCCGGCGTCCTGGCCCTCGGTTCCGGGCTGGACGACGCCTTCGGCGCCCTGACCTCGTACCGCCGTGCCGTACGCCGCCCGCACCCGGACCACACCACGCTGCCGGTCGTCTTCAACGACTACATGAACACGCTGATGGGTGACCCGACGACGGAGAAGCTGCTGCCGCTCATCGACGCGGCCGCCGAAGCCGGGTCGGAGTACTTCTGCATCGACTCCGGCTGGTACGACGACGGCACGGAGGGCTGGTGGGACAGCGTCGGCGAGTGGCTGCCTTCGTCGCGCCGCTTCCCCGGCGGCGGAATCCATGAGGTCCTCGACCGGGTCCGGGAGCGAGGGATGGTGCCCGGGCTGTGGCTGGAGCCGGAGGTCGTGGGCGTGCGCAGTCCCGTCGCGGACTCGCTGCCGCCGGACGCCTTCTTCCAGCGTGACGGCCTGCGTATCACCGAACAGGGCCGCCACCAGCTCGATCTGCGGCACCCCGCCGCCCGTGCGCACCTGGACAGGACGGTGGACCGGATCGTCGGCGACTGGGGGGTCGGCTACCTCAAACTGGACTACAACATCGTGGTCGACCCGGGGACCTGCGCCCCCGGGGACTTCGCGCCGGGAGCAGGGCTGCTCGGCCACGCCGAGGCGTACCTGGACTGGCTGTCCGAGGTGCTGGACCGGTACCCGGGTCTGGTGATCGAGAACTGCGCCTCGGGTGGGATGCGGATGGACGGGGCAACACTCGCCGTCACTCAGCTCCAGTCCACCAGCGACCAGCAGGACCCGCTGCGCTTCCCGCCGATCGCCGCCGCCGCGCCGACGGCGGTCCCGCCCGAGCAGGGCGCCGTCTGGGCCTACCCGCAGCCCGAGTTCGACGACGACCTGATCGCCTTCACCCTGGGTGGGGCGCTGCTCGGGCGGATTCACCTCTCGGGCCACCTGAACCGGATGTCGGAGCGCCAACTCGGGCTCGTACGGGACGCGGTGGCCGTGTACAAGTCGATCCGCGGGGACCTCGCGGAGGCCATGCCGTTCTGGCCGTTCGGTCTTCCGGGCTGGACGGACGAATGGCTGGCCCTGGGCATGCGGGTGCCCGGTGACAACACGTCGTACCTCTCGGTCTGGCGCCGCGGCGGGGACACCGAACTCCATCTGCCGGTGGGGGACTTGGCGGGCCGGCAGGTCCGTGCGGAGATCCTGCACCCGTCCGCTCCGACAGCCGGCTCGGCGGTCTGGGACGGGGCCGGACTGCGGGTGTCGCTGCCGCGCACGCCCGCCGTCCTGCTGATCCGCCTCACGCCTGGCGTATAG
- a CDS encoding ABC transporter substrate-binding protein: MKRRALPALAFICAAALSATACSDPTAGDSGSSSDSGGKQTKVDPTARLDGVKLTMWTAQNTINAPKQVIDAFEKATGAKVEAQAIPDPYEQNVPTKLASGDKPDLMFWQPSISTLPFIQPKQNLLTLDGEEWESKLGDTEKSLGMIDGKRYAAIVTSPSMLGVYYNKDVFKKAGLTEKDFPKSYDELLALGGTITDKTDAAGFYEAGGDKWPLQWQAQVQLTDLDKQWWADLNQNKEKWTDPVVVAAIKKYKEKLLDAGLAQKNYKTGTFTGQADSLWKGESGMVLNVTSFQSQLQAKYSTAEIDKKIGWFPIANSSATGMFSPDQTNGVVAFKTGDEKRQNAARQFMAFWLGPDYPDYIKAMKIPSVQPSVPTPDGLPQASKDQVAALPTAIGVFQAKAIVAPDTHLYLADMLYGKKSPQQVAQAIQDQFAQVAKAQGATGF, translated from the coding sequence ATGAAGAGAAGAGCCCTGCCTGCGCTGGCCTTCATATGCGCCGCCGCTCTGTCCGCCACCGCGTGCAGTGACCCCACCGCCGGCGACTCCGGTTCCTCCTCCGACTCGGGCGGCAAGCAGACGAAGGTCGACCCGACCGCGCGCCTGGACGGCGTGAAGCTGACCATGTGGACCGCGCAGAACACCATCAACGCGCCGAAGCAGGTCATCGACGCCTTCGAGAAGGCCACCGGCGCCAAGGTCGAGGCGCAGGCCATCCCCGACCCGTACGAGCAGAACGTGCCGACCAAGCTCGCCTCCGGCGACAAGCCGGACCTGATGTTCTGGCAGCCGTCCATCTCCACGCTGCCCTTCATCCAGCCGAAGCAGAACCTCCTCACCCTCGACGGGGAGGAGTGGGAGTCCAAGCTCGGCGACACCGAGAAGTCGCTCGGCATGATCGACGGCAAGCGGTACGCGGCGATCGTCACCAGCCCCTCCATGCTCGGCGTCTACTACAACAAGGACGTCTTCAAGAAGGCCGGGCTCACCGAGAAGGACTTCCCCAAGTCGTACGACGAGTTGCTGGCACTCGGCGGCACCATCACGGACAAGACCGACGCGGCCGGCTTCTACGAGGCCGGCGGCGACAAGTGGCCGCTGCAGTGGCAGGCGCAGGTGCAGCTCACCGACCTCGACAAGCAGTGGTGGGCCGACCTCAACCAGAACAAGGAGAAGTGGACCGATCCGGTCGTCGTCGCCGCCATCAAGAAGTACAAGGAGAAGCTGCTCGACGCCGGGCTCGCCCAGAAGAACTACAAGACCGGCACCTTCACGGGGCAGGCCGACTCCCTCTGGAAGGGCGAGTCCGGCATGGTCCTCAATGTCACCTCGTTCCAGAGCCAGTTGCAGGCCAAGTACTCCACAGCCGAGATCGACAAGAAGATCGGCTGGTTCCCGATCGCCAACTCCTCCGCCACCGGGATGTTCTCCCCCGACCAGACCAACGGCGTGGTCGCCTTCAAGACGGGTGACGAGAAGCGGCAGAACGCCGCCCGCCAGTTCATGGCCTTCTGGCTCGGGCCGGACTACCCCGACTACATCAAGGCGATGAAGATCCCCTCCGTGCAGCCGTCCGTGCCGACTCCCGACGGCCTTCCCCAGGCGTCGAAGGACCAGGTCGCCGCGCTGCCCACGGCCATCGGTGTCTTCCAGGCCAAGGCGATCGTCGCGCCGGACACCCACCTGTATCTCGCCGACATGCTCTACGGGAAGAAGAGCCCGCAGCAGGTCGCGCAGGCGATCCAGGACCAGTTCGCTCAGGTGGCCAAGGCCCAGGGAGCGACCGGCTTCTAG
- a CDS encoding carbohydrate ABC transporter permease, whose amino-acid sequence MADTAIRTRTQKPAPAKGRGRKVGRLPRAAVHHPWWFALPAIAVFAAFFLVPNLLNFYYPFTNWSSYHPDIAFTGLDNFKTIADDGSLLRAIRTTLVYALLAAVFQNGFGLVLALLLEEDSRFNRFFRAVFFLPVLISALATGYVFQALLNQDGAVNGLLGTNIPWLGSTTWTLVLVTVIHGWKWMGLSMLIYLAGLKGIPGEMLEAAKCDGAGPWRTFWSVRWPMLAPALTFNVTTALIGSMNTFDIVQATTGGGPAASTEVFNIYMFRVFGQGLYAQASTMSLVLFLIVVALAIPLVFGLRRREQLL is encoded by the coding sequence ATGGCGGACACGGCCATACGCACGCGTACGCAGAAACCGGCGCCCGCCAAGGGCCGGGGAAGAAAGGTGGGACGGCTGCCCCGCGCCGCCGTCCACCACCCCTGGTGGTTCGCGCTTCCCGCGATCGCCGTCTTCGCGGCCTTCTTCCTGGTGCCGAACCTGCTCAACTTCTACTACCCGTTCACCAATTGGTCCTCGTACCACCCGGACATCGCCTTCACCGGCCTCGACAACTTCAAGACCATCGCCGACGACGGCTCACTGCTGCGGGCGATCCGTACAACGCTGGTGTACGCCCTGCTGGCGGCGGTCTTCCAGAACGGCTTCGGGCTGGTGCTGGCGCTGCTGCTGGAGGAGGACTCCCGGTTCAACCGGTTCTTCCGCGCCGTCTTCTTCCTGCCGGTACTCATCTCGGCGCTCGCCACCGGCTACGTCTTCCAGGCGCTGCTGAACCAGGACGGCGCCGTCAACGGGCTCCTGGGCACCAACATCCCCTGGCTCGGCTCGACGACCTGGACGCTGGTCCTGGTCACCGTCATCCACGGCTGGAAGTGGATGGGCCTGTCCATGCTGATCTATCTGGCCGGCCTCAAGGGCATCCCCGGCGAGATGCTGGAGGCCGCGAAGTGCGACGGCGCCGGGCCGTGGCGGACCTTCTGGTCGGTGCGCTGGCCGATGCTGGCACCCGCCCTCACGTTCAACGTCACCACGGCGCTGATCGGCTCGATGAACACCTTCGACATCGTGCAGGCCACGACGGGCGGCGGGCCCGCGGCCTCTACGGAGGTCTTCAACATCTACATGTTCCGCGTATTCGGGCAGGGGCTGTACGCGCAAGCCTCCACGATGAGTTTGGTGCTCTTCCTCATCGTGGTGGCCTTGGCGATTCCACTTGTCTTCGGCTTGCGTCGAAGGGAGCAACTGCTTTGA
- a CDS encoding LacI family DNA-binding transcriptional regulator codes for MNVTGHTRRSVSIRDVATEAGVSYQTVSRVINDHPSVKPSTRERVLAAIDELGFRRNSTALALASGRSRTVTVLTSNTTHYGYASVLQGIEEAARAASYTVGIGVLESADGTDEAAVAAQVQRSADAGGGLIVIAYDPAGVRALGAVPADLPVVGVVETPASPPGDDRPWVWADDREAAYKATRHLLSLGHETVHYVAIPSSTRRTSARTTGWQQALNEAGAPQPRPLQGSWGPAGGHAAGLKLAGNPDVTAILCGNDDLALGVIRALHETGRAIPDDVSVAGFDDAPHSAYLTPSLTTVRLDFTGLGRSAFALLHGVLEESAQIAPHPVSVPELIVRESSGPPPERG; via the coding sequence ATGAATGTGACCGGTCACACAAGGCGCTCGGTGAGTATCAGGGATGTCGCGACCGAGGCCGGGGTCTCGTACCAGACCGTCTCCCGGGTGATCAACGACCATCCCAGCGTCAAGCCGTCCACCCGGGAGCGGGTGCTCGCCGCCATCGACGAACTGGGGTTCAGGCGCAACTCCACCGCGCTCGCCCTCGCCAGCGGACGCAGCCGCACCGTGACCGTGCTCACCTCCAACACCACGCACTACGGCTATGCCTCGGTGCTCCAGGGCATCGAGGAGGCGGCGCGGGCGGCCTCCTACACCGTGGGGATCGGCGTTCTCGAATCGGCCGACGGGACCGACGAGGCAGCCGTCGCCGCCCAGGTGCAGCGGTCCGCGGACGCCGGCGGCGGTCTGATCGTGATCGCATACGACCCGGCCGGTGTACGGGCCCTGGGCGCGGTGCCCGCCGATCTGCCGGTCGTCGGCGTGGTGGAGACCCCCGCGAGCCCGCCCGGCGACGACCGTCCCTGGGTGTGGGCCGACGACCGCGAGGCCGCCTACAAGGCGACCCGCCATCTGCTCTCCCTCGGCCACGAGACCGTGCACTACGTCGCCATCCCGTCCAGCACCCGGCGCACCAGCGCCCGTACCACCGGCTGGCAGCAGGCGCTCAACGAGGCCGGAGCGCCGCAACCCCGCCCGCTGCAAGGGAGTTGGGGCCCGGCGGGCGGCCACGCGGCGGGACTGAAACTCGCGGGGAACCCTGACGTCACCGCGATTCTGTGCGGCAACGACGACCTCGCGCTCGGGGTCATCCGCGCCCTCCACGAGACGGGCCGGGCGATCCCCGACGACGTCAGCGTGGCCGGGTTCGACGACGCCCCGCACTCCGCCTATCTCACCCCGTCCCTGACGACCGTACGCCTGGACTTCACCGGGCTCGGGCGGTCCGCGTTCGCCCTGCTGCACGGCGTGCTGGAGGAGTCCGCGCAGATCGCCCCGCACCCCGTCTCCGTACCGGAGCTGATCGTGCGGGAGAGCTCGGGGCCACCGCCCGAACGCGGGTGA
- a CDS encoding DoxX family protein, with translation MATTHSDVRARVGNISLWILQIALGGLFAFNFGLGKVLGSEQSVELFADIGVGQWLRHVIGILEIAGGIGLLIPRLSGVAALGLFGVMSGALITEAFIVDGSLLTPLVWLICAAIIAWFRRDHTLELTRRLRSLRSPTGS, from the coding sequence ATGGCCACCACCCACTCCGATGTGCGCGCCCGCGTCGGCAACATTTCGCTCTGGATCCTCCAGATCGCTCTCGGAGGACTCTTCGCCTTCAACTTCGGGCTCGGCAAGGTGCTGGGCAGCGAGCAGAGCGTGGAGCTCTTCGCGGACATCGGCGTCGGTCAATGGCTGCGCCATGTGATCGGCATCCTGGAAATCGCCGGTGGTATCGGCCTGCTCATCCCGCGCCTGTCAGGCGTCGCCGCACTCGGGCTCTTCGGCGTCATGAGCGGCGCCCTCATCACCGAGGCATTCATCGTTGACGGCAGCCTGCTCACCCCGCTCGTCTGGTTGATCTGCGCCGCGATCATCGCGTGGTTCCGCCGTGACCACACACTCGAGCTGACCCGTCGGCTCCGGTCGCTGCGCTCACCAACCGGGAGCTGA
- a CDS encoding CBM35 domain-containing protein, translated as MAGTLPAAGTATAAADPQRVTVDLAASEGPVMHGANGTLYGVSDDGVPSDAALAPLKITSVSQKPEGGAQHPNGDALTVSKSFFRNGGGEILVMMQDIYSKWPYEDLGIDDYLPKVDKIVKEVSADPNSDRFVYIPFNEPDQIWYNLGTSDQAQYEVNRDRFFKDWKTVYQRIRAIDPDARIAGPNESGYHTRLLTDFLAFAKRENVLPQIMTWHELDSSSLRNFQGNYDSYRAIEKNLGIAPLKINIDEYANRRDLSVPGQLAQWVSMFERNKVYANQAYWDAAGNLDGNVVRSNIPNGGWWFFRWYAGLTGNTVKVTPPQANSIDTLQGLASYDKKRRQAQVLLGGSAGDSDVVVQNVSRSVFGRTVTATVAESAWSGYEGQHAAPRVLARTKVRVAADGSVTVPLRGMHKMSAYRIALTPGGSGTPSTASVPWSASYEAEDAAITDGKVYTQGTVSNANGYAASGTKDVGSLNTASSKVDFTVDVPAAGTYDLAILYGNQSGTPATQKLSTDGEDPVTVSYPSTENWTYRAKKDVTVELPAGRHVLTLAKDDAEVTLDRIDLTARTAAAPSASYEATLADISGKPSYDYSSSAGVGTGALVLRSGDKAVFDAYAPRDGYYTVVSRANAAVKLELHGEKVTAAPGRALRLYLVAGNNRIAMTAKGASVRSLDVSGAGSTSGALSYEGASATLTGGAKLVDSAHASAGSYIGWLGNSASSTAEFTVDAPKSGRYILVIDYAHNDRRDNGHSYNTDIMSRTADITVGSDAPQKVTFKNTWSWDDYWTVGVPVDLKKGSNKVTFGNASAWAPNIDRIELGRVIG; from the coding sequence ATGGCAGGCACCCTCCCCGCGGCGGGGACCGCGACCGCCGCAGCCGACCCGCAGCGCGTCACCGTCGACCTCGCCGCCTCCGAAGGCCCGGTGATGCACGGCGCCAACGGCACCCTGTACGGGGTCAGCGACGACGGCGTGCCCAGCGACGCCGCGCTGGCACCCTTGAAGATCACCAGCGTCTCGCAGAAGCCGGAGGGCGGCGCCCAGCACCCCAACGGCGACGCGCTCACCGTCTCCAAGTCGTTCTTCCGCAACGGCGGCGGCGAGATCCTGGTGATGATGCAGGACATCTACTCCAAGTGGCCGTACGAGGATCTCGGCATCGACGACTACCTCCCCAAGGTCGACAAGATCGTCAAGGAGGTGTCTGCCGACCCGAACAGCGACCGGTTCGTCTACATCCCGTTCAACGAGCCCGACCAGATCTGGTACAACCTCGGCACCTCCGACCAGGCACAGTACGAGGTCAACCGGGACCGGTTCTTCAAGGACTGGAAGACGGTGTACCAGCGGATCCGCGCGATCGATCCCGACGCCAGGATCGCCGGCCCGAACGAATCCGGCTATCACACACGCCTGTTGACCGACTTCCTCGCCTTCGCCAAGCGGGAGAACGTCCTCCCCCAGATCATGACCTGGCACGAGCTGGACTCCAGCTCGCTGCGCAACTTCCAGGGGAATTACGACAGTTACCGCGCGATCGAGAAGAACCTCGGCATCGCACCACTGAAGATCAACATCGACGAGTACGCCAACCGCCGCGATCTGTCCGTGCCGGGCCAACTCGCCCAGTGGGTCTCGATGTTCGAGCGGAACAAGGTGTACGCCAACCAGGCCTACTGGGACGCGGCCGGCAACCTCGACGGCAACGTGGTGCGCTCGAACATACCCAACGGCGGCTGGTGGTTCTTCCGTTGGTACGCCGGACTGACCGGCAACACCGTCAAGGTGACCCCGCCGCAGGCCAACAGCATCGACACCCTCCAGGGTCTGGCCTCGTACGACAAGAAGCGGCGCCAGGCGCAGGTCCTGCTCGGCGGTTCGGCCGGTGACTCCGACGTCGTGGTCCAGAACGTCTCCCGGTCCGTCTTCGGCCGCACGGTGACCGCGACCGTCGCCGAGTCCGCCTGGTCGGGTTACGAGGGCCAGCACGCGGCGCCGCGTGTCCTCGCGCGTACGAAGGTCAGGGTCGCGGCCGACGGTTCGGTGACCGTCCCACTGCGCGGCATGCACAAGATGTCCGCCTACCGCATCGCCCTCACCCCCGGCGGCTCGGGCACCCCGTCCACCGCTTCCGTCCCCTGGTCCGCTTCGTACGAGGCCGAGGACGCGGCCATCACCGACGGCAAGGTCTACACCCAGGGCACGGTCAGCAACGCCAACGGTTACGCGGCTTCCGGGACGAAGGACGTCGGCTCGCTCAACACGGCCTCCAGCAAGGTCGACTTCACGGTGGACGTGCCCGCGGCCGGCACGTACGACCTGGCGATCCTGTACGGCAACCAGTCCGGGACACCCGCCACGCAGAAGCTCTCGACCGACGGCGAGGACCCGGTCACGGTCTCCTATCCCTCAACCGAGAACTGGACCTACCGCGCCAAGAAGGACGTCACCGTCGAACTCCCGGCCGGTCGGCATGTGTTGACGCTGGCCAAGGACGACGCCGAGGTCACCCTCGACCGCATCGACCTGACCGCCCGTACCGCCGCCGCGCCTTCCGCGTCGTACGAGGCCACGCTGGCGGACATCAGCGGGAAGCCGTCCTACGACTACTCCTCGTCGGCGGGGGTCGGCACGGGCGCCCTGGTCCTGCGCTCCGGTGACAAGGCGGTCTTCGACGCCTACGCACCGCGCGACGGCTACTACACCGTGGTGTCGCGCGCCAACGCGGCGGTGAAGCTGGAGCTGCACGGTGAAAAGGTGACGGCGGCACCCGGCCGGGCCCTGCGGCTGTACCTCGTGGCGGGCAACAACCGCATCGCGATGACGGCCAAGGGCGCCTCCGTCCGCTCCCTCGACGTCTCCGGCGCCGGCTCGACGTCAGGCGCTCTCTCCTACGAGGGCGCCTCGGCCACCCTCACGGGCGGTGCCAAGCTCGTCGACTCCGCCCACGCCTCCGCCGGTTCCTACATCGGCTGGCTCGGCAACAGCGCATCCAGCACCGCCGAGTTCACGGTGGACGCGCCCAAGTCCGGCCGCTACATCCTCGTCATCGACTACGCGCACAACGACCGGCGCGACAACGGCCACTCCTACAACACCGACATCATGTCCCGTACGGCGGACATCACTGTGGGCAGCGACGCCCCCCAGAAGGTCACCTTCAAGAACACCTGGAGCTGGGACGACTACTGGACCGTGGGCGTCCCCGTCGACCTGAAGAAGGGCTCCAACAAGGTCACGTTCGGGAACGCGAGCGCGTGGGCTCCCAACATCGACCGGATCGAACTGGGCCGGGTCATCGGCTAG